In Apium graveolens cultivar Ventura chromosome 10, ASM990537v1, whole genome shotgun sequence, the following are encoded in one genomic region:
- the LOC141690423 gene encoding uncharacterized protein LOC141690423: MANTFKSFKLVRPPEFHGVAVPIQARAWLKEVEKTFERIGTEEAHKTNFATYLLKGEVNYWWEAKKNMEHQGIGTWERFTELFLKRYVPKFMEIQMQRKFLELKQENMSVAEYEAKFTELSRFVPQLVNTEEQKDERFQ, translated from the coding sequence ATGGCTAATACGTTTAAATCTTTCAAGTTGGTTAGGCCCCCAGAGTTTCACGGTGTTGCTGTCCCAATTCAGGCCAGGGCTTGGCTGAAAGAGGTAGAAAAGACCTTTGAGCGAATTGGCACTGAGGAAGCCCACAAGACTAATTTTGCCACTTATCTCTTAAAGGGTGAGGTtaactattggtgggaagccaagaaaaatatggagcaCCAAGGGATTGGTACTTGGGAAAGATTCACTGAGTTGTTTTTAAAGAGGTATGTCCCGAAGTTTATGGAGATTCAGATGCAGCGAAAGTTCCTAGAGCTGAAACAAGAGAATATGAGcgtagcggaatatgaagctaagttcacaGAATTGTCGAGGTTTGTGCCACAACTGGTGAACACCGAAGAGCAAAAGGATGAGAGATTTCAATAG